In a single window of the Populus alba chromosome 16, ASM523922v2, whole genome shotgun sequence genome:
- the LOC118030918 gene encoding probable leucine-rich repeat receptor-like serine/threonine-protein kinase At3g14840: MAKLFPKLVSSLALLLLLCQFGYVACQPPVNSPSRNATLPADEEKALEDLLIKLEWGFHPNISRSACSSNFEYIKCDCTDENSTVCHVTGLTLPDQDLTGEINAEALARLVHLNAIDLSKNQLHGSIPPILGNLSLLNRLDLSTNFLSGSIPPSLGNLTSSLQYL; encoded by the exons ATGGCTAAGCTCTTTCCTAAGCTTGTTTCCTCTCttgcccttcttcttcttctttgtcaatTTGGCTATGTAGCCTGTCAACCACCGGTAAATAGTCCAAGCAGAAACGCCACGTTGCCTGCAGATGAAG AAAAGGCTTTGGAAGACTTGCTGATAAAGTTAGAGTGGGGTTTTCATCCAAATATCTCACGCTCGGCTTGTTCCTCTAATTTTGAATACATCAAATGCGATTGCACTGACGAGAACAGCACAGTTTGTCACGTCACCGGCCT AACGCTCCCAGACCAGGACTTAACTGGAGAAATAAATGCTGAAGCCTTGGCTCGTCTCGTTCACCTAAATGCAAT TGATTTGTCCAAGAATCAACTTCATGGTAGCATCCCTCCCATCTTGGGGAACTTGAGTTTACTCAACCGTCT GGATCTCTCCACAAACTTCCTCAGTGGCTCCATACCTCCATCCTTGGGGAATTTGACGTCGTCCCTCCAATATCTGTAA